A genomic window from Algoriphagus sp. Y33 includes:
- a CDS encoding response regulator transcription factor, producing MKILVIEDQQELARDIVNYLSEEEYRCETANDFASAKEKVSLYQYDCILLDLMLPGGDGFEILEHLRSQNKQDGVIIISAKNTLEDKIKGLNIGADDYLAKPFHHSELAARIHSVIRRKQFDPSNLIIQKEIKIDLLSKTVQIGKNTIVLTKKEYDLLLFFIGNKNRVLSKSALAEHLSGDLADMFDSHDFVYAHVKNLKKKLNEQGYGGYLKTIYGTGYKWEI from the coding sequence ATGAAAATCCTGGTAATAGAAGATCAGCAAGAGTTGGCAAGGGATATCGTCAATTATCTCTCAGAGGAAGAATATCGATGTGAGACTGCCAACGATTTTGCTTCGGCAAAAGAAAAAGTGAGTCTGTATCAATATGACTGTATTTTACTTGATCTGATGCTGCCAGGTGGAGACGGATTTGAAATTTTGGAGCATCTGCGAAGCCAGAATAAGCAGGATGGGGTAATTATCATTTCTGCTAAAAATACGCTTGAAGATAAAATCAAAGGGTTGAATATCGGTGCGGACGACTATTTGGCAAAGCCATTTCACCATTCCGAGTTGGCAGCCAGAATTCACTCGGTCATACGCAGGAAGCAATTCGATCCCTCAAATTTGATAATACAGAAAGAAATCAAAATTGATTTGCTTTCTAAAACTGTTCAAATTGGTAAAAACACTATCGTTTTGACGAAGAAAGAGTATGATTTACTTTTATTTTTTATTGGGAATAAAAACAGGGTATTGTCAAAAAGTGCTTTGGCAGAGCATCTTTCAGGTGACTTGGCCGATATGTTTGACAGTCATGATTTCGTCTATGCCCATGTGAAAAATCTCAAAAAGAAGCTCAACGAGCAGGGGTACGGGGGATACCTTAAAACAATCTATGGAACAGGTTATAAATGGGAAATATGA